Proteins encoded together in one Lathyrus oleraceus cultivar Zhongwan6 chromosome 5, CAAS_Psat_ZW6_1.0, whole genome shotgun sequence window:
- the LOC127084650 gene encoding uncharacterized protein LOC127084650, whose amino-acid sequence MGSVVLHKHKAVKSNKVQKHSQLRKITDLLRYVEMCVVLVLISRLSFQQLPLALKSSSEYFRGFEVSPGLVFLIGNVIIITLFAQSGIFSNDSSKRKSSEHDMYLEFLQNSNMYQRIQGSDQRKSSVKVESNVKGRRIIDESMVKISEKDVKKSDEQGMKTEMDLEVKEYRRCQSEIELVRGVDSDNEKDQKVLQRCESENEKRKMRSIEVDKEKKKMVKKSSLYPEDGMSNDEFRRTVEEFIARQQKLR is encoded by the coding sequence ATGGGTTCAGTCGTTTTGCACAAGCACAAAGCAGTGAAATCCAACAAAGTTCAGAAACATAGTCAGCTTCGAAAGATTACGGATTTGTTGAGGTATGTTGAGATGTGTGTTGTGTTGGTTTTGATTTCAAGGCTTTCGTTTCAACAACTACCATTGGCTTTGAAGAGTTCAAGCGAGTATTTTCGAGGGTTCGAGGTTAGTCCTGGACTTGTTTTTCTGATTGGGAATGTTATTATTATCACGCTCTTTGCTCAATCTGGTATTTTCTCAAATGATTCTTCAAAGAGAAAAAGTTCGGAACATGATATGTATCTCGAGTTTCTCCAGAATAGCAACATGTATCAGAGAATCCAAGGTTCTGATCAGAGAAAATCGAGTGTGAAAGTGGAGAGTAACGTAAAGGGTCGTCGAATAATAGACGAAAGCATGGTGAAAATCTCTGAGAAAGATGTTAAGAAAAGTGATGAACAGGGGATGAAAACAGAGATGGATTTGGAAGTGAAGGAATATAGGAGGTGTCAATCGGAAATTGAGTTGGTGAGGGGTGTGGATAGTGATAATGAGAAGGATCAGAAAGTGCTGCAAAGGTGTGAGAGTGAGAATGAAAAAAGAAAGATGAGAAGCATTGAAGTTGATAAAGAGAAGAAAAAGATGGTGAAGAAATCGAGTTTATATCCTGAAGATGGAATGAGCAATGATGAATTTCGTCGCACTGTGGAAGAATTCATTGCAAGACAACAGAAGCTTCGATAA